From the Bacillus tuaregi genome, one window contains:
- the rplV gene encoding 50S ribosomal protein L22, whose product MQAKAVARTVRIAPRKARLVVDLIRGKQVGEAVAILKLTPKAASPIVEKVLNSAMANAEHNYEMDVNNLVVAQAFVDEGPTMKRFRPRAQGRASQINKRTSHITIVLSEKKEG is encoded by the coding sequence ATGCAAGCTAAAGCTGTTGCAAGAACAGTTCGTATTGCTCCTCGTAAAGCTCGTTTAGTCGTAGATTTAATTCGAGGAAAGCAAGTTGGCGAAGCAGTAGCCATTTTAAAACTTACTCCTAAGGCTGCTTCTCCGATCGTAGAAAAGGTATTAAATTCAGCTATGGCAAACGCCGAGCATAATTATGAAATGGACGTTAATAATTTAGTTGTAGCACAAGCTTTTGTTGACGAAGGACCGACAATGAAACGTTTCCGTCCACGTGCACAAGGCCGAGCTAGCCAAATTAACAAGCGTACTAGTCATATCACAATCGTTTTATCAGAAAAGAAGGAGGGATAA
- the rplB gene encoding 50S ribosomal protein L2 — translation MAIKKYKPTSNGRRGMTTSDFAEITTDKPEKSLLQPLKRKGGRNNQGKLTVRHQGGGHKRQYRVIDFKRDKDGIPGRVATIEYDPNRSANIALINYVDGEKRYILAPKNLVVGLEIMSGPEADIKVGNALPLANIPVGTVIHNIELKPGKGGQLVRSAGTSAQVLGKEGKYVLVRLNSGEVRMILATCRATVGQVGNEQHELINIGKAGRSRWLGKRPTVRGSVMNPNDHPHGGGEGRSPIGRKSPMSPWGKPTLGYKTRKKNNKSDKFIVRRRKK, via the coding sequence ATGGCGATTAAAAAGTACAAACCTACCTCCAACGGACGTCGCGGAATGACAACTTCTGATTTTGCTGAGATTACTACTGACAAACCAGAAAAGTCATTATTACAGCCTTTAAAAAGAAAAGGCGGCCGTAACAACCAAGGTAAGTTAACAGTTCGTCATCAAGGCGGTGGCCATAAGCGTCAATATCGTGTAATCGATTTTAAGCGTGATAAAGATGGCATACCAGGACGCGTTGCTACAATTGAATATGATCCAAACCGTTCTGCGAACATCGCATTAATTAATTACGTAGATGGAGAAAAGCGTTATATCCTTGCTCCTAAAAACCTTGTAGTAGGTTTAGAGATTATGTCTGGCCCTGAAGCTGACATCAAAGTAGGAAACGCACTTCCACTTGCAAATATACCAGTTGGTACAGTAATTCATAATATCGAACTTAAGCCAGGTAAAGGCGGACAATTAGTTCGTTCTGCAGGTACATCTGCACAAGTACTTGGTAAAGAAGGTAAATACGTTCTTGTTCGTTTGAATTCTGGAGAGGTTCGTATGATCCTTGCAACTTGTCGCGCTACTGTTGGTCAAGTTGGTAATGAGCAACACGAACTTATCAACATCGGTAAAGCAGGTCGTTCTCGTTGGTTAGGCAAGCGCCCGACTGTTCGTGGATCTGTTATGAACCCTAACGATCACCCACACGGTGGTGGTGAAGGACGTTCACCAATCGGACGTAAATCACCTATGTCTCCATGGGGCAAACCAACCCTTGGTTACAAAACTCGTAAGAAAAACAACAAGTCAGATAAATTCATTGTTCGTCGTCGCAAAAAATAA
- the rpsS gene encoding 30S ribosomal protein S19: MGRSLKKGPFVDGHLMTKIEKLNESNGKQVVKTWSRRSTIFPQFIGHTIAVYDGRKHVPVYITEDMVGHKLGEFAPTRAYKGHGNDDKKTRR, from the coding sequence ATGGGTCGCAGCTTGAAAAAAGGACCTTTTGTTGATGGGCACTTAATGACAAAGATCGAGAAACTTAACGAATCAAATGGTAAGCAGGTTGTAAAAACTTGGTCTCGCCGTTCTACGATCTTCCCACAATTCATTGGGCATACTATTGCTGTTTATGATGGTCGTAAACATGTACCTGTATATATTACTGAAGACATGGTTGGACACAAACTTGGAGAATTCGCTCCAACACGTGCATACAAAGGCCATGGAAATGACGATAAGAAAACAAGACGTTAA